In Lolium rigidum isolate FL_2022 chromosome 7, APGP_CSIRO_Lrig_0.1, whole genome shotgun sequence, the DNA window GTGCAACGATTTCAGGTGAGGCTGCAGCTCGAGGCTCTGCTCGCCGAGAAGTCCCGGCTGGCGCAGGACAACGCCAACCTCGCCCGGGAGAACCAGAGCCTCATCCAGCTCGTGGAGTACCACCAGCTCACCTCCCAGGAGGACCTCGGTGCGTCCTACGACGACGTCATGGAGGGGATGCGCCTTGACTTCGACGGCGAAGAAGACGAGTTTGACGGCGACGGTGTCCCGGTCACCCCAGGCAACAAATTGAGCGTGCTGGCGTCGCCTGATGCCTAGATGATTGTGTGGGAGAATAAGCTAAGCTGatgggtgtggtgtggtgtggtTTGTTCCAATGGTGGAATGACTTCTACTGTTGTTTCGGTTGCGTGCTTCAGTTTGAGCACTCTTCAGTACGCGGCCGTATGGCCGAGATTCTTTAGATTCTCTCAGATGGCATGGATTTCAAGGTCTAGCTTACAAATTCAATTGTTTTGTTATTCATTATTTAGAGTGTTCCAAACTTCTTAAGCTCCTCAGGAGCGTACAAACTGTTTTGTAACTACATTTATTAAATATATCGATAGTGTGTTCCAGCATTACATTTGCAAGCACTGTAGTGTTGTCCCATCACTATTGGATTTCTCTGAAAAATTTATGCCGAGCTACTTTTTCGAAGCTacgctttcaaaaaaaaaaattacaagcaTCCAAAGTGGTCACATGTTACTGTTGTTAGTGTTGTGATGATCAGTTGAATTTCTCTGAAAATTTTATGTCGAGCTACTTTTTCGAAGTTGCACTttcaaaaaaaaccaaaaaattacaaGCATCCAAAGTGGTCACATGTCGTTTGTCCTTGATCATTTTTTGTGAATGCTATCAACTGACAATAATTCTTCCcggaagaaaacaaaaaaaaaaaacaagcatcCAAAGTGGTTACATGTTGTCTGTCCTTAATCATTCTTGTGAATGCCATCAAGTGACAAGAATTCTTCATGGAAGAAAATAGGGGGAAAAAGTGAGCCACAAAAAACCGGCCATCACAATTTTACTTTCTCGATCTCGACAAAATAGGCAATTTACAGGACATGTAAGTGGTGCTGTTCTCTATGCTGTACTAACTACCACCTAGTCATTCCCTAGTTTATCTACATGGTAACAGTGAGAACTAATTTACAACCATGTCATTACAGAACCAATTAGAAGACCAGAAAGTTGAGGAACAGAAACATCAGGAGTAAACTATTACTATGCCACATTACATGAGGGGAGCTGCTAAGGGGCCTCAACTGGGTAACGCCGGCAGGGTTTTTTGTCTTCTCAGGAGAGTAATTCTCAGGTGTTGAACCTGATGAATTCCGTGAGTTGATGGAGAGAGGGTTTGAACTATCAGTGTCATAACCTGTATCAGTAGAACATGTCATAAGCAAACAACTTTTTGTGAAGAAACAAAGCACGTACTGATTTACTTACAGTTGAATTTCTTCCAACCAAGTATTTTCCTTTCTCGGTCGAACACAACACGAATACCGGTCATGAAATTTTCTGCACCACAAAAATGTAGAGTCGTATTATTAACTGTTCTTACTATTAAGTAAAAAAAACTGTTCTTAACATTGAATGTGCTATGCAGAAAGAAATTGCATGAGGAAAATTAGACTACCTATTTAGGTGTCAAGACTGATCCATTGTGATCACTCTTTAATTTTATGCTTAAATATTAGTAAGCCTTATTTTTTCTTGTTTCTAGATTATTTTATTTAGCCAAACTTTGCATAGTCTTGTACATAGGCTTTCGTAGCACCAATATTTCTGTCTTGCTGAGCTTCATTATGCCTAAATAAAACAGGCACTGCAATTTTTGTACCCAGTTATATTATTTATATTGGTGTTTGTGCCATGCGGTGTAATTTATTTTAGTGTTTAGCTGCGAATATGAGTACTATGTTAATGCCCTTGTAACCATGCTATTGTGTGTTAGTGGCTGACTAGTTCTTTaccactccctccgtcccataataGAAAATGTTATTACATCTAATTCACTCATGCATTGGATGTTATTACATCTTATATTTGGGATAGAGGGAGTACTATTCTTTGACACAATCCATAAGAACAAAAGCAGCTATTCTATATGTCTCATGgaagaaaacaaacaaaatcCAGTACCATAGGTACGGTTAAGCAGCAAAACAAAGTTGTATCATACTACATCAGAAACCTCAGATCTTAAATATGAGATATTTTACATTCTTGGGAGAAGATAATATATTTAGATAACTTGGACAAGCAACTGTATGTCCACTAGAAAGATATACAACTGTCAATATTGACAGTCACAGCAAAAGAAAGAACATGAAATGCATATATGAGTTTCCTCTTCTGTTACCCGCATCAGTGAACATAATTCACTAATGTTAAAAAAATCACGATGACTTTGGTTCTGAGTGGCAAGGTTAATTTGTCGTGGGATGAAATCACTACAAACATGATCGCATTGCTCATCAGAAAAGATAAAAATGAGACAAAAAACTAAACACAGTAGCCAGAAAATTGGCATGTTTGGTTCTCATGAATGATCTTGGCATATATAAAAAGTTCAAAAACAACATTGTGAAACTTCATACACTAGTGTTAATAATCTAATGCACCAGAACAGGTTCCAAAGCAATAGTTCTGCGGTAAACTTACGTCCAATTATATTTAGTTTTGTGCTCTTGACAATCGCCAAGCAATAGACATACTCATGTTGCTGCAAATATCAAAGAAAACAGcatggttaaataaacatgatccCAGTGTTACAAGAATTGCAGAATATGAGGCTTGCAATACCTGAATAGAGATAACCTGCCCTGGATCAATAGCAGGGAACAGACTTCCACCAAGAGTTCTAAGACTAATACCAGGAGTTTGGATCCTTGCCTCATTAGAGCTGTAAGTTAACCTTGGTCATTTTATCATTGATTGATAAAAGATACAGCACAGAAGTTCAGACAGAATTTATTTGTGATAAAAAATAACCTTAGATCATAACAATATTCAAAAGGAATTCTtgagtcagcggcatggcgatTTGCTTGAACTTGACTATGGAACTGAAAAAGGAGAAATAACTACGACATGAATTATTCCCCTCTTGAAGAAAGGCTAAACAAAGTCAGATAGTTTACTTACACTCTCTGTTATATCTGTATATGCTGGATCTGCCAAGTATGTGAAGGATGTCCCTGTGTCAAAAATTGTACTAAACTCCAAATCCATTGCATTATTTCCAACAGAAATCCCAGTGATAGTGATGGCATACGTAGGGCTGGAAAATAACAAATTATCCCAGATGGGCCAAATTATCAGGAGCAGACAAAAATGTACTAGGCGGAAAAATACAATACCTAATTGTAAGCCtggtaaatgaaaaaaaaatgctcACTGTTTCTGGTTGATATCGAGTGGTGTCTCCTGTTGGTCCGAGCTGCCTTGGTCTCCGAAACTGATCCTCCCAATACCATCACGGCCAAAACACATTGAGAAGGAATTAGTTGTAAGACCTTTCTGTGCAAGAATGCTAGGAACTGATATCATGTCTACCCCAAGTCCAAAAAGACCATTTGGAGCAGCAGCATCCAGAAATGACCCTGTCTGAACCTGTCCGCATCTGATAAAAATAAAATACTTCATAGTTCATAGTTCATCAAAACTGGgaaaagaatatcttcatctcacTAGATCGAGAATAAATATTACCCAAACGTTATTTGTGCCTTGAGAATTTGAGGGCGGGTATCCTCTGTTGATAGGTAAAGCACGTCCTCCACGAGAAATCCGGAAGATGATGTGTCCGCAGAGACATACACCATCTTGTATGGACAACTTGATGTTCCAGAACATTCTTTTCTAAGACCACAAAAGTCACTGTTGCAAGGAACTCCTTGGCTTGTTGATGACAAGCTAGGAATGTACAAAGAAGCCTGAAATCTCAGATAATTAACAAACTATAAGTAGGAAAATTTGAAACTATCAAAGAGAACATATAAATACAATGCAGGCATGTAGTAAACTACCAGCAAAAAGAAtatcaaaaaagaaataaaatgatagaGAAAATTCTTTATAATGAGAAAATCTTAAAATATGAAGGAATAAGAACAGAGCAGTGGGATAGGAACAGTGATGTGGTGACATCAGAAGGTGTTCTATCCAAACTATTGCCTCAGTCATTTATATGAAGTGTGAAATGATCAAACTATAGGATCAACAAGCCTAAATTGAGCTTCGTATTTACACttctatttcaccaccatgttaagAAATTATTGTGAAAGTTTCTGTGGTATATTTCAAATGCTTGAATACAGCTAAAATCCTAACCCTCTGCTAAAAATCCACCAAAAGAAAGATATCAAACATGTTCGGTCACTGAACTGCATGAACACAAGAGGCCAGAGCCATAAAAAATTGTGCCTAACCAATGAGCTTGTGTTGTACATATCCAAcagcccaatttttttttttttgacagaatacCCAATGTTGATCAGATACACACCAAGTAATCTTCCTGTTGTATATGATGATATAGGATAGCTGGTAGCCAAAATCCCAGTACGAAACAGTTTGTAAGTAAATGGGGCAACAATTATTGTAAAACAAAATGCAGCGTGTACGGGCGTTTAGCTCTGATTTATGCAGAAACGTCCTCTTGATCCAAGGATCCAGCAAAATTATGAATAGAACAGAGGTCTTACTGCTCCGGAAGTGCCCGAGGCCGGCGGCGTGCAGCCGTCGCACTGGCAAGGAAGCCAGAAGAGGTCGCTGCCGGTGTCCAGCGCCACCATGAAAGTGTGGCCCGGCGTGCCCACCGTGACAAGAGCATAGTGCAAGCTACAACAAGAAACACAGATCGAGCACCAACATCAAAAGTGCACACAGATAATTGGGAGAAGAGGAAAGTAGCAAGAGGCCTTACAATCCGAGGTTGCTGACCTTCAGCGTGGCGTTCCCCTCGGAGAAGGTGAGAGGCGGAGGGTGATCTGCGGCGGCCGACAGCACGCGGTGGCGGTCGTgcccggcgagggcggcgacgtaCGCGGCCCCGCCGGGCGCCGGCCAGCCGCCGGGGAGCTGGTGCCCGCGGGCGTCCGCCCACCGCCGCACGGGCGCGGAGAACCGGTGGTGGAACTCCAGCGACGGCGCCCTGGTCCATTGGCCTCTGCCGCCGCTGGTACCGCCCGCGACGCCGGCGAAGAGCAGGACCGggagcagcgcgcggaggagcTGGGGCGTCATCAGAGATGTCGCCGCCGCATGTGATGGATCCGATAGGTGTAGTTAAATCGACGATCGGGCGTCGCTCTTGAGGCTCTGGCACGGCATaggcggggtggcggcggcggaggtcggtCGGCGACGGGATTTCCGGCCGGTGTGGCGTGTGACAGTGTCAGTGGGTGCGGCGTCGAGTAGCTTTGCTTTGCTTTGGAATTATTTTGAGCGGCTTCTAGTACAGAACCAAATAATTGGAGTTGCTTTTTACTCGTGGGCTGTAAAATTAAAGGAACGCGGCATGCTTTAGCTCAGGAGCACACCTTTCTCTCTACTCACCATTCCGGGGGCGTATCTGAATGGAAACAGTACATGTACAACAGCACCGGCCACCGATTTGAATTTAGGTTTGTCAAGCTCGGAGTGATTTTAGATTTGAAAATTGTGGTCTCGTAGATGTGCAATGTGCGTGCCTATGCCAATGAAATGTTTTCAACAAATCCGTAACCCGTTTCTATGCCATGAAATGTTTTCAGCAAATCCATAAACCGTTTCTATTTCATGAATGTTTTCAACAAATCCGTAACCCAGCCGTTTCTATTTCGTGAAATATTTTCAACAAGTTCATACCCTTTAGGTGTATTTTTCATCTTGTAATTATGTGTGCTGCTAGGGTTCTTTTACTCTAGCGGCGAATTTTGGCCAACAACAAAATATATGTCATTTGCGATCTCCCCTCTCTTTGGGTCGTATTAGGGATCGGGCTCGAAGGAGGTCTTATCCTGCTCTCAGCCTCATCGCTTTCTCTCATGGTTATATATACCTTTCTCGAGCATTAGTATGTCATATTTCAGACTAGCACGACCACGCCCGCAGTGCATAAGGGACCCATTAACATTGGGCACATGAAAGAGCATCCAAATCGGCAAAGATTGGATCAATGTTTGAGATGCTTGATCCGAAGGATGATGGATCTGATTATtgattttgttggatgatgatgaTACGGCGATTAAGGAAAGCACTAGATGGCTAGCAGTAGCCAACATATGTTGTCTGGAGAATTTTTTGCCGTGAAATGTTTTCAACAAATCCATAACATTTAGGTGTATTTTTCATCTTGTAATTATGCATGCcgctagggttttttttttttactcctGGGGGAGCCATGTTGGTCGTGAATTACCACACAACCACCACATCTGCCTGAAGCAGAGGAAGCTCCATCAGTGTTAACCTTCAGTCGAAAACAATATGTGTCCTTCGCGATCTCCCCTCTCTTTGGGCTGCATTAGGGATTGGGCTCGGACGAGGTCTTATCCCTCTCTCTGTATGTTCTCTTTCTCTCGAGCTATGGTGCTATAGAGGGTTACATATTTTCGAGCGTTAGTATGTCGGACTAGCAGGAGCATAGCTGCAATGCATAAGGGACACGGTAACATTGGTGCACATGAAAGTGCATTGAAATTGGCATATCAGATCGATTTTTGAGATGCTTGATCTAGAGAATGGAGGATTTGATTATTTTATGTTGTCGGATGATGATACGATAGATAAGGAAACCGTTGGATCGATGGCTAAGTTTAGCATGTGTAAGTTGAGGAAACCGCTGGATCGATGGCTAAGTTCAGCATGTGTATGTTGTCCAAAGAATTTTAGCCATGAAACATTCTTCCAGCATATGCTTTATAAATAGAATACGTCAAGTGGGCTTAGGGTTCATGTTTTTGGAGGCAATAGATTCATCATACAGTGTTTCAATTAAGGGGACCGGGAGAAAGTTAAAGAGAGAGGACAATGATTGTTTTTTGCCTTTGTTGATAGTTATGGGCAATGGTTTCTCGATAGAGTTGAATCATATGCCAATCTAGCTTCAGGTGAACAAGCTATTAGGAGGCACGGTCAACCGGCGACGAGATTTCCGGTGTGGTGTGTCATAGTGTCTATTTGTGCAGTGTCAAGTTGGTTTCCTTTGGAATTGTTTTTGCTTTTTTATTCATAGGTTGTAAAATTGAAGGAATGTGGCTAATGGCATCCTTAAGAGCAAGAGCTCTACCACCATTACCTACTTACCATTCTAGGGCATGTCTGAATGTGATGGTATCTGCCACATATTTGAATTTAGTAGTATATTTTTGTTTGTCACGAAATGGATTGGTTTTAGATTTGAAAATTTACGATCTTGTGGATGTGTATTGTGTCTATGTCATGAAATGTTTCAAAAATCCATAGCTTTTATATATAGTTTTCAACATTCTAGTGCGCTAGATATTACACCTAGTGCTTCCTATGCATCACATGTTTTAATCAACATCATTGTCCATGTATTTCCCATCAGTCTTGTAAATCGCATGAGCATTTGTCTCTACTAAGAAGGTATTAACGAAAATGGCACGTGCTTCTAAACCTAAAATTCTTGTTTCTAGCATGGTTTTGTGAAGGTGGCAATCAGTTGTTTATATTATGTTTGAAAGTGATGGGTAATGGGAAAATAAATAGGTAGTAGAGAGATCAATGCATATGCAAGAGTAAATTGTGTGACATGTTGCCTAGAGTGTACAATTTTGTATCTTGTCTATCATAAACATAATATTAAGGTTGCTAGGGTGTTTACAAAATGTTGGTGCCTAAGTTTCGTAAGGGTATTATGGGGGGACTAAACCTCGTAACGCTTTCGGGCCAATATATGTTGTCTTGAACAAGGTGCAAGATATAATCAAATGGTTGCTCACCAATGAGGGAATTCCTCTATGTATTCCATGTACGCTCATACTAAAGGCTCGGGAGGTTAATTGTTCTTTTAAGTTATTTCTAATGTGGCTCTCAATATATAGTCTTCTTCTGGTGAAATATTAGAAAATATGGTATCATAAGCAAAGAATTGCGCTAAGGGTGGTTATTGATGACAAGTGAATGTCTTTTATTGTTATTGTTTATGTACactgaatttttaaaaatacaagGATGGGTCCAATGATCATTTGGCTAGATGATTGGTGACAAGGCATGACCAAAAGGGATGCAGTTGGTAAGGGGTTGTTCTTTTGTGTATGGTGTTCGGTTGAGTCTTTGTAGGATGTTTCAAAGTCTGCTTGGAAACTTGTTGTGGTGATGTATAGTCATGGTTCTGGGATTGTAATGTTATTACGGCGAGTACCAGTTTGTTCATCACATTTTTTAATCTATCTCTCCAGAGAAACAAAGGCAAAAGGAAAGGAAATAAATTGTCTTTACTATTGAAGGGAAGTTTCTCGGGGTCATTCATCTCACCTCCTCTTACTCATTCCCTCCAAAGAGGAGGCTAGAAAGAAATAAAAAACCATTATACTGCAAAAAAAAAGCGTGATTCATTTTCTCTATGGGAAAGGAAGAATTGATCAGTAAAGTTTCAAAACATCAATAAAAATGAAGGTTTATTTGGGCGAGAAACTTGCAAAACATGCATATGCATACTATGGTGGTCGATCAATTCTCTCGACATGCAAGCTGCATACATACATAACGTATTTAAATGTCTCTAGGTATCTTTCTTTTTTGTAATCAATGTGCCGAGTAACTTTTTATTTTCATAGAAACACATAGGTATTTAGTTGCTATTAAAACATTCACGTAAGCACAGACTATGTGGCAAAGACCCCTAATACCAACTATATTTTTTGTGATTCCACTATTAACCGAATATCAACAAATATCTCCACCTCCTCAAGAGTATGATTTCTAGATCAAATCATATTTCAACAAATACCAGAACTCTCAATTGTACACAAATAAAGACAAAATTATGAAGTTGTCAATCCTTTGTTGATGAGTGGCTAAACTAGCAAACTTTTCCACGGCCTTCAAGAAAATTACAAGCTCAACTTACATAAATTATTTGTGATGGTTTGTGTAGTTCCATCAACACTCCTTTACTTCATACATTATTCAGCAATTTTCAACCTTACTTGCAGTGAGATATAACTCCCTAACTCTTGCCGACCAATGGATCAAGGGTGGATATCCACTTGTTGTAGTCAACAGGAGAACCAGAGTCGCAGAGTGGTATGCCGTTCACAAAGAAGTAGGGTGTCCCGGTCACTCCTCGTGCACAGCCATACTACAATAATAGAGAAATTTAGTGAATATCATGGCCAGAACAAGAGGATATAAATACACATGCGATTGAGAAACAAAGTTTAACAAACCTTGAAAGAAATCCGTGTGGCCTGATCTGATTGTGAGTCATTGAAACCAGATTTGTATGCTGCCAAATTGGCTTCACCAATAACAGGTGCGACAAGGTTGTTTGTTATTTCAGCGACAACAGTCGCTCTTGATTTTGTGTATGTCGGTTGGTTGTAATAACCCTCCTGAAATATTGTCAATGTTTAGTTCCTCAATATCTCATTGTGTATGATATCGGTATGTCATGATTAAATCcagtggtatttcttccttataaCAATACAAATGTCATATTATGTTTGATGTATGCACTAAGTCATGGTGAATGTTGTGGAATATAAGCTTTTTTTTTTCTACGCAAAAAAATATAAGCTTTTGCAAATATATTTTTACGGGGAGCTTTTGTTTCTATATTATCGTCACCACACTTGGCCTCTTTTTTTATTAAACTTCCACACTTTGCCTCTTAAAATATGCACTGTGTCCTATCAGTTTGGAGGGCATCTCCACACTATAGGCACTACCAAACATTTAAATATTTTCTTCTGAGAATTATTCAAATTATCGTGTTTACTTGTTAAGTAGGTTAACTCATTCCTCCTTTTCTCCTGTTTCACATAATTTGTTGATACAGTGGGTGATAAAGAAGCAGACAACACATAACCTGGTATTTGAAGAAATTCTCAAGTAGTGGATACACAGCTGACGAATTTAGCTTGTGGACCGTGTGAATTGACCGGCAAGCAATGAAGGCGTTGCTGTGGTAACTGTACATTTGAGAGAGAAAATTACATCACTAAGCCAATACATATTTTATCGACTTATTCTTACCATTGCTGAAAAGAGCACTTACATTTCCAACCAACAAATAGGTTGTAATTTTTGCAAGACAAGATCGATGGCATCACGTAAGAAAATAGAAATGAATATAATTAGTGGATATGTTAGGTTGATTTTGGCATCTGTGGTGAATTTTAGAGAAGTTGTGAATAAGCTAGGGTTATACCTACACCTACTAATTTTGGGGAGATTAATTTATGTAGCGACGATTGACCAAATAATTAGGAAACGATATGAGCAGTACAACATTAGACATTGTCACACAAAAAAGAATCAGAGGAAAAACTTGTAGTATGTGACCTGTCCAAAATTAACAAGTGGTAGCAAATATATCTGAATATAAACTCATTGAGTTTTCTCATTATTTGTTTCTCCCAAGTGGCATAACATATTAACTTCAAACTTTCTAGGCCAACATATATAACATTAATACTACAATGTATACtttctttcaaaaaaataaaagctaagccgAAAATATCTAAAAGAAATTGAAGGTGTAGGTACACCCTAGATCATAAAATTCATACTCTAaattttatctttatttggtCATGTGCTTTATCATAATCTACAGAAAACAAACCTAGAATCTCTCGTCATTAACTGAATATAAGATTATGTAATAAATATATTGCATTCTTAGTTTATTGTATTTTAGAGTTATGTATATCATAATCTGGTGCCAAAAAATTCCAACTTTTTCACACCTATTTTCAATGAAAAAGTTGACATTTTTTATGAAGTGTGAAGTGTGTGATGCCAAAAAATAAGTTCAACACATCACACTTCAACAAAGTTAAATTGAGTTGTAGTTTATGCATTTTTTTCAAATGCATTACACCGCATAGGATTTAAAAGATGAAGTCTGACAGTGATAGTGTCTCCAAATTCAAACACGACCTACATAAAAAATCGAATTTAAATGATTTTTCCTTGGCCTTGCCAGTTGATTTTCTTTTTTGTTCGTAACTTTTCGCAGTGTTTTTCAGGAGTAGGTAGCATGGAGGCATCATATATAAGAAGAGGAAGCACTTTAGGAAgtcttttttgttttctgttttcctttctttttgagTGGAGGCTGAGGGAATTGGCATGAGACGAAAGAAGGTATTATTCTCGTCCAGGAAATACGCAGAAGATCTGCACAGTACTCCCATCGACTCCTAGTTGGAGAAGTAGGTGAGGATGGAAGAGATTCCAAAACTTTATAACATTGGAGGCTCAGTCCATCCGTCTAGAAGTGTGTGTTCCGCTAGTCCTGAGCCCT includes these proteins:
- the LOC124673120 gene encoding aspartyl protease family protein 1-like — protein: MTPQLLRALLPVLLFAGVAGGTSGGRGQWTRAPSLEFHHRFSAPVRRWADARGHQLPGGWPAPGGAAYVAALAGHDRHRVLSAAADHPPPLTFSEGNATLKVSNLGFLHYALVTVGTPGHTFMVALDTGSDLFWLPCQCDGCTPPASGTSGAASLYIPSLSSTSQGVPCNSDFCGLRKECSGTSSCPYKMVYVSADTSSSGFLVEDVLYLSTEDTRPQILKAQITFGCGQVQTGSFLDAAAPNGLFGLGVDMISVPSILAQKGLTTNSFSMCFGRDGIGRISFGDQGSSDQQETPLDINQKHPTYAITITGISVGNNAMDLEFSTIFDTGTSFTYLADPAYTDITESFHSQVQANRHAADSRIPFEYCYDLSSNEARIQTPGISLRTLGGSLFPAIDPGQVISIQQHEYVYCLAIVKSTKLNIIGQNFMTGIRVVFDRERKILGWKKFNCYDTDSSNPLSINSRNSSGSTPENYSPEKTKNPAGVTQLRPLSSSPHVMWHSNSLLLMFLFLNFLVF
- the LOC124673121 gene encoding uncharacterized protein LOC124673121, translated to MKTGRRSLSLPVAVIVAVVIVIAGCCGRCGAQLPIPARTDGFVWGTAPAPAWGGAVVVEAFFDPVCPDSRDAWPPLQKAVQHYGAGRVAVVVHLFPLPYHSNAFIACRSIHTVHKLNSSAVYPLLENFFKYQEGYYNQPTYTKSRATVVAEITNNLVAPVIGEANLAAYKSGFNDSQSDQATRISFKYGCARGVTGTPYFFVNGIPLCDSGSPVDYNKWISTLDPLVGKS